A single window of Candidatus Flexicrinis affinis DNA harbors:
- a CDS encoding sugar ABC transporter ATP-binding protein: MKSENLLTVQRATKTYGGVPALLNVDLDLRVGEVHALMGENGAGKSTLIKILAGVIAPDAAEIHVRGARAHIGSPQAAFDYGLRFIHQELHAVPQLSAAENIFLGHDYPTALGIKVRWRRLYDMARVTLERLGITHIDPRATMAHLSPGDQMLVNIAHAFVGDDVTRAGERALIYVMDEPTAALTGSESAQLFDVIGRLRARGSAVLYVSHRMDEIFQIANRVTVLRDGRLAGTRDRGSVTPAEIIVMMTGRELTQVFPPRTAPVGAEAMLDVRSVTTASVHDISFHVKAGEIVGVTGLAGSGMADLLRALIGADRRVGGDVLLDGAPLKRYSPAHAWDRQVAYVPEERRSQGLILSHSVSSNVTLPQLRHFSRAGALLAHSRERATARQLGDSVRLKARGPRQTVRELSGGNQQKVVFARALARPPRLLLLGEPTRGVDIGAKLDIYHLIRQISAQGTAIVLASTDLPELIGMTDRILILRHGQLSDIVPSAGETPASLLSRCYGDVAHVG; this comes from the coding sequence GTGAAATCGGAAAATCTGCTTACTGTTCAGCGCGCCACCAAGACCTACGGTGGCGTGCCTGCCTTGCTCAACGTCGATCTTGACCTGCGCGTCGGTGAAGTCCACGCGCTAATGGGCGAGAATGGCGCCGGGAAATCGACGCTCATCAAGATACTGGCGGGTGTCATTGCGCCGGACGCCGCCGAGATTCACGTCCGCGGCGCGCGTGCCCACATCGGCAGTCCCCAGGCGGCGTTCGACTACGGTCTACGCTTCATCCATCAGGAACTGCACGCCGTCCCGCAGCTCAGCGCCGCCGAGAACATCTTCCTCGGTCACGATTACCCGACCGCACTCGGCATCAAAGTGCGCTGGCGACGACTTTACGACATGGCGCGCGTGACGCTGGAGCGCTTGGGCATCACGCACATCGACCCGCGCGCGACGATGGCGCACCTTAGCCCCGGCGACCAGATGCTGGTCAATATCGCGCACGCGTTCGTCGGCGACGATGTCACGCGGGCCGGTGAGCGCGCGCTGATCTACGTCATGGACGAGCCGACCGCAGCCCTAACTGGCAGCGAGAGCGCGCAGCTATTCGATGTCATCGGGCGGCTTCGCGCGCGCGGCAGTGCGGTGCTTTACGTCTCGCATCGCATGGACGAGATCTTTCAGATTGCCAACCGTGTGACGGTGCTGCGGGACGGGCGCCTGGCTGGAACGCGCGACCGAGGTTCGGTGACCCCCGCGGAGATCATCGTGATGATGACCGGTCGTGAACTGACACAGGTCTTTCCTCCGCGCACCGCGCCGGTCGGTGCAGAGGCCATGCTTGATGTGCGCAGTGTGACCACCGCCTCGGTGCACGACATCTCGTTCCACGTGAAGGCCGGCGAGATCGTTGGCGTGACCGGGTTGGCCGGCTCGGGCATGGCCGACCTGCTGCGTGCATTGATCGGCGCCGACCGCCGCGTTGGCGGAGACGTGCTGCTCGATGGCGCGCCGTTGAAACGCTATTCACCCGCGCATGCTTGGGACCGGCAGGTCGCCTATGTGCCGGAGGAGCGCCGGTCGCAGGGATTGATCCTCTCGCACAGCGTGTCCAGCAACGTCACCTTGCCGCAGCTCCGGCATTTCAGCCGCGCCGGCGCACTGCTGGCGCACAGCCGCGAACGCGCGACGGCACGCCAGTTGGGCGACTCCGTACGTCTCAAGGCGCGTGGGCCGCGCCAGACCGTCCGTGAACTGAGCGGCGGCAACCAGCAGAAAGTCGTATTTGCGCGCGCGCTCGCCCGCCCGCCCCGTCTGCTCCTGCTGGGCGAGCCGACGCGCGGTGTCGATATCGGCGCAAAGCTCGACATCTACCACCTGATACGGCAGATCAGCGCACAGGGGACGGCTATTGTGTTGGCGTCGACCGATCTGCCGGAGCTGATCGGCATGACCGATCGCATCCTTATCCTGCGACATGGACAGCTTTCCGACATCGTGCCGTCTGCCGGTGAAACACCGGCGAGCCTGTTGTCCCGCTGCTATGGAGATGTTGCGCATGTCGGCTGA